From one Lolium rigidum isolate FL_2022 chromosome 4, APGP_CSIRO_Lrig_0.1, whole genome shotgun sequence genomic stretch:
- the LOC124648259 gene encoding uncharacterized protein LOC124648259, whose amino-acid sequence MDEDDGDFTFAVAAPLAGSDGIFPGDRRIGAGRMYPVFGRPRSPPRQQAPEQEPETTTATARVPLGRVLLVDRGRAGAAQPPYDEEPEKTCYCSWCPGLSAAAKPATRCRKSGSTGSLLQWSQRLLGRSHSDGKEKFVFLDAAGPSGSERKAGAGGHVTAWSYYAKAGAGGSNHGRRRRSFLPYRQDLVGFFASPTAFRRSYHSF is encoded by the coding sequence ATGGACGAAGACGACGGCGACTTCACCTTCGCCGTAGCCGCGCCTTTGGCAGGCAGCGACGGGATCTTCCCCGGCGACCGGCGGATAGGTGCCGGCCGGATGTACCCGGTCTTCGGCCGGCCGAGGTCGCCGCCGCGACAGCAGGCTCCGGAGCAGGAGCCAGAGACGACGACGGCCACCGCACGCGTGCCGCTTGGGCGGGTCCTACTGGTGgaccgaggacgagcaggagcagCGCAGCCCCCCTACGACGAGGAGCCGGAGAAGACCTGCTACTGCTCGTGGTGTCCCGGGTTGTCGGCGGCGGCCAAGCCGGCAACGCGCTGCCGAAAAAGCGGCTCCACGGGGTCGCTCCTGCAGTGGAGTCAGCGGCTCCTCGGACGGAGCCACAGCGACGGCAAGGAGAAGTTCGTGTTCTTGGACGCCGCGGGACCCTCAGGCTCCGAGCGCAAGGCGGGCGCCGGCGGCCATGTGACTGCGTGGAGCTATTACGCGAAGGCGGGCGCCGGCGGCAGTAAccatggccggcggcggaggtcgTTCCTCCCGTACAGGCAGGACCTCGTGGGGTTTTTCGCCAGCCCCACCGCGTTCCGTCGGAGCTATCACTCGTTTTGA